In Ancalomicrobiaceae bacterium S20, the following proteins share a genomic window:
- a CDS encoding metalloregulator ArsR/SmtB family transcription factor yields MADINNALAALADPTRRAVFERLRPGPRSVGDIAKGMPVSRPAVSQHLKVLKDAGLVTDRAEGTRRVYSIDPHGLGAIRAWLDRMWGDALEAFVAEVEREGSSTS; encoded by the coding sequence ATGGCTGACATAAACAACGCCCTTGCCGCTCTCGCCGATCCGACCCGCCGGGCCGTGTTCGAGCGCTTGCGGCCGGGGCCGAGGTCGGTCGGCGACATCGCCAAGGGCATGCCGGTCAGCCGGCCGGCGGTCTCGCAGCATCTGAAGGTTCTGAAGGACGCGGGTCTCGTCACCGACCGCGCCGAGGGAACCCGCCGCGTCTATTCGATCGATCCGCATGGGCTCGGCGCGATCCGGGCCTGGCTCGATCGGATGTGGGGTGACGCCCTGGAGGCCTTCGTGGCCGAGGTCGAACGAGAGGGGAGTTCAACATCATGA
- a CDS encoding ABC transporter ATP-binding protein: MLTPLFRFFETLVRPTERGAPGAPPPGLGAFYWFFLSQAKGLFLCLFVTGATLAAIDAAIPVFMGRVVTIVADTPREELMSRAGWALAAMMAIVLIVKPIVVLLQNLLQHQAISPGVTNLVRWQSHWHVIRQNMAFFQNDFAGRIGSRVMETGFAVRQSAVSLVSVVWYLAALGIASATVMGRASGWLLVPMLIWMASYVAFLAYVVPRLREASKAISFARSGLVGRIVDSYTNIMTVKLFARPETEDAYVREQFDLHTARMHDQMRWFTGMSVGLTVLIGLLVAGTGAVAVLLWQHGAIGVDTVATVLPMTLQLSSTSARVAYEVSGIFEQFGTVNEGMETIAKPHGLSDRSDAKPIAVTKGAIRFDDISFHYGRTRSVIEGLTLDIRPGEKIGLVGRSGAGKSTLVNLMLRFYDLEGGRILIDGQDIAGATQDSLRGVISVVTQDTSLLHRSIFDNIAYGRPGASLDEVIAAAKLAHAHEFILGLEDWRGRTGYEAHVGERGVKLSGGQRQRIAIARVILKNAPILVLDEATSALDSEVEAAIQESLDELMHGKTVIAIAHRLSTIARMDRLVILERGVIVEQGSHQELLALRGHYARLWNRQSGGFLEEEPADADAAAEPERGTAVPVA; encoded by the coding sequence ATGTTGACCCCGCTGTTCCGCTTCTTCGAGACCCTCGTCCGGCCGACCGAAAGGGGCGCGCCCGGCGCGCCGCCGCCTGGGCTCGGCGCCTTCTACTGGTTCTTTCTGAGCCAGGCCAAGGGCCTGTTCCTTTGCCTGTTTGTGACCGGCGCGACGTTGGCTGCGATCGACGCGGCGATCCCGGTGTTCATGGGGCGCGTCGTCACCATCGTCGCCGATACGCCGCGCGAAGAGCTGATGAGCCGTGCCGGCTGGGCGCTGGCGGCAATGATGGCGATCGTGCTGATCGTGAAGCCGATCGTCGTGCTGCTCCAGAACCTGCTGCAGCACCAGGCGATCAGCCCGGGCGTGACCAATCTGGTGCGCTGGCAGAGCCATTGGCACGTGATCCGGCAGAACATGGCGTTCTTCCAGAACGACTTCGCCGGCCGGATCGGCAGCCGCGTCATGGAGACCGGCTTCGCGGTGCGCCAGAGCGCGGTGTCGCTCGTCTCGGTCGTCTGGTATCTCGCCGCGCTCGGCATCGCCAGCGCGACCGTGATGGGGCGCGCCAGCGGCTGGCTGCTCGTGCCGATGCTGATCTGGATGGCGAGCTACGTCGCCTTCCTCGCCTATGTCGTGCCGCGGCTGCGCGAGGCCTCGAAGGCGATCTCCTTCGCCCGCTCCGGCCTCGTCGGCCGGATCGTCGACAGCTACACGAACATCATGACCGTGAAGCTGTTCGCGCGACCGGAGACCGAGGACGCCTATGTCCGCGAGCAGTTCGATCTGCACACCGCGCGCATGCACGACCAGATGCGCTGGTTTACCGGCATGTCGGTCGGCCTGACCGTGCTGATCGGCCTCCTGGTCGCCGGCACCGGCGCCGTTGCCGTGCTGCTCTGGCAGCATGGCGCGATCGGCGTCGATACGGTCGCGACCGTGCTGCCGATGACCTTGCAGCTCTCCAGCACCTCGGCGCGCGTCGCCTACGAGGTCAGCGGCATCTTCGAGCAGTTCGGCACCGTCAACGAGGGCATGGAGACGATCGCCAAGCCGCACGGGCTCAGCGATCGGTCGGACGCGAAGCCGATCGCGGTCACCAAGGGGGCGATCCGCTTCGACGACATTTCGTTCCACTACGGCCGCACGCGCAGCGTGATCGAGGGACTGACCCTCGACATCCGGCCGGGCGAGAAGATCGGCCTCGTCGGCCGCTCCGGGGCGGGCAAGTCGACGCTGGTGAACCTGATGCTCAGGTTCTACGACCTCGAGGGCGGCCGCATCCTGATCGACGGCCAGGACATCGCCGGCGCCACGCAGGACAGCCTGCGCGGCGTGATCTCGGTCGTGACCCAGGACACCTCGCTGCTGCACCGGTCGATCTTCGACAACATCGCCTATGGCCGGCCGGGCGCCAGTCTGGACGAGGTGATCGCGGCGGCGAAACTCGCCCATGCCCACGAGTTCATCCTCGGGCTCGAGGACTGGCGCGGCCGCACCGGCTACGAGGCGCATGTCGGCGAGCGGGGCGTCAAACTCTCGGGCGGCCAGCGCCAGCGCATCGCCATCGCCCGCGTGATCCTCAAGAACGCGCCGATCCTCGTGCTCGACGAGGCGACCAGCGCGCTCGATAGCGAGGTCGAGGCGGCGATCCAGGAGAGCCTCGACGAGCTCATGCACGGCAAGACCGTGATCGCGATCGCGCACCGGCTGTCGACGATCGCGCGCATGGACCGGCTGGTGATTCTCGAACGCGGCGTGATCGTCGAGCAGGGCTCGCACCAGGAGCTGCTGGCGCTCCGCGGCCATTATGCGCGGCTGTGGAACCGGCAGTCGGGCGGGTTTCTCGAAGAGGAGCCGGCGGATGCCGATGCCGCGGCCGAACCGGAGCGCGGAACGGCGGTGCCGGTCGCCTGA
- a CDS encoding SRPBCC family protein: MTIAIRPAPVIRNFTVKATPARAFDVFTAGIGRWWPRSHKTTVDELVDVVVEPGVGGRWYGKGADGTEETWGKVLAWEPPGRLVLAWQIDARFQYDPSLVTEVEIRFTAQADGTTAVAFEHRDLERFGEAAEQVRGMIGGDGGWPMILDLYAEAAAA; this comes from the coding sequence ATGACGATCGCGATCCGACCGGCGCCGGTCATCCGAAACTTCACCGTCAAGGCGACGCCCGCGCGCGCCTTCGACGTGTTCACCGCCGGCATCGGCCGCTGGTGGCCGCGCTCGCACAAGACGACAGTCGACGAGCTGGTCGATGTCGTGGTCGAGCCGGGCGTCGGCGGCCGCTGGTACGGCAAGGGTGCCGACGGCACCGAGGAGACCTGGGGCAAGGTGCTGGCCTGGGAGCCACCGGGCCGGCTGGTGCTCGCCTGGCAGATCGATGCGCGGTTCCAGTACGATCCGAGCCTCGTGACCGAGGTCGAGATCCGCTTCACCGCGCAGGCGGACGGCACCACGGCGGTCGCCTTCGAGCATCGCGATCTGGAGCGTTTCGGCGAGGCGGCCGAGCAGGTGCGCGGCATGATCGGCGGCGACGGTGGCTGGCCGATGATCCTCGATCTCTATGCCGAAGCCGCCGCGGCCTGA
- a CDS encoding cobyrinate a,c-diamide synthase: MIAAVKSGSGKTTLTLGLMRALARSGVRVAGAKCGPDYIDPAFHAAACGRPSLNLDTWSMPPEMVAYNAGLVADGAELVIAEGLMGLFDGVPAAPGRTGSSVDVAAAAGWPVLLVHDVGGQSQSAAAIVAGVKSYDPRMRLAGVVLNRVGSSRHERLVRQAVEALGVPVLGSIPRSEAIRLPERHLGLVQAAETAELGAILDAMADHVAAHCDIAGIRAVAAPGTAPGQASDAAAIPPPGGRIAIARDAAFTFLYPHLALGWRAAGAELRFFSPLADEPPPADCDVCWLPGGYPELHAGTLAEAHAFKAGLTAFAATRPVHGECGGYMVLGETLEAADGVTYPMTGLLGLRTSFAKRRMTLGYRAVELLAEAPTGPAGTRLRGHEFHYATILARGDDMPLASVTDAYGSEPKPDGSRRGTVTGTFFHAIARDPAHDHG; this comes from the coding sequence TTGATCGCCGCCGTGAAGTCCGGCTCGGGCAAGACCACGCTGACGCTCGGCCTGATGCGGGCGCTCGCCCGTTCGGGCGTGCGCGTCGCCGGCGCCAAATGCGGACCCGATTACATCGATCCGGCCTTCCATGCCGCGGCCTGCGGCCGGCCGAGCCTCAACCTCGACACCTGGTCGATGCCGCCGGAGATGGTCGCCTATAACGCCGGCCTCGTTGCCGACGGCGCCGAACTGGTGATCGCCGAGGGCCTGATGGGCCTGTTCGACGGCGTGCCGGCCGCGCCGGGCCGGACCGGCTCCTCCGTCGATGTCGCGGCCGCCGCTGGCTGGCCGGTGCTGCTCGTCCATGATGTCGGCGGCCAGAGCCAGTCGGCCGCCGCGATCGTCGCGGGCGTGAAGTCTTACGATCCGCGCATGCGCCTCGCCGGTGTGGTGCTGAACCGCGTCGGCTCGAGCCGTCATGAACGGCTGGTGCGCCAGGCGGTCGAGGCGCTCGGCGTGCCGGTGCTCGGTTCGATCCCGCGCTCGGAGGCGATCCGCCTGCCCGAGCGCCACCTCGGCCTCGTCCAGGCGGCCGAGACCGCCGAACTCGGCGCCATTCTCGATGCTATGGCCGATCATGTCGCGGCCCATTGCGACATCGCCGGCATTCGCGCCGTCGCGGCCCCCGGCACCGCACCCGGCCAGGCGAGCGACGCGGCGGCGATCCCGCCGCCGGGCGGTCGCATAGCGATCGCGCGCGATGCGGCCTTCACTTTCCTCTATCCACATCTCGCGCTCGGCTGGCGCGCCGCCGGCGCCGAGTTGCGGTTCTTCTCGCCGCTCGCCGACGAACCGCCGCCGGCCGATTGCGACGTCTGTTGGCTACCCGGTGGCTATCCGGAATTGCACGCCGGCACGCTCGCCGAGGCTCATGCGTTCAAGGCCGGCCTCACGGCCTTCGCGGCGACCAGGCCGGTGCATGGCGAGTGCGGCGGCTACATGGTGCTCGGCGAGACGCTGGAAGCCGCCGACGGCGTCACCTATCCGATGACCGGCCTGCTCGGCCTCAGGACCAGCTTCGCCAAGCGCCGCATGACACTCGGCTATCGCGCAGTGGAGCTCCTCGCCGAGGCGCCGACCGGCCCGGCCGGCACGCGCCTGCGCGGCCACGAATTCCACTACGCGACCATTCTCGCGCGCGGCGACGACATGCCTCTCGCCAGCGTCACCGACGCCTACGGATCGGAGCCGAAGCCCGACGGCAGCCGGCGCGGTACCGTCACCGGCACCTTCTTCCACGCCATCGCCCGCGATCCCGCCCACGACCACGGCTGA